In one window of Chryseobacterium viscerum DNA:
- a CDS encoding restriction endonuclease subunit S has product MNSLKSVIEIKNGKIAKRNGLKYPIFGGNGIIGYSNEYNYENIIIIGRVGANCGSVHKHSGKCWVSDNALAGLPINGCNDFNYYLVKSIDLNSKQIGSSQPLLTQSILYNLSINFPKELFIQQKIASVLSALDDKIELNNSINAELEQMAKTLYDYWFVQFDFPNEESKPYKSSGGKMVYNEVLKRKTPKGWDVTVFNDWIEKTKTGDWGKDKIEGNYTERVFCVRGADINGLNGKGDIKAPQRFILKNNLSKKLQPNDFIIEISGGSPTQSTARIALLTKESFERFDTNIVCSNFCKAITLKDETYAYNFQQEWQRLYDAGVFFGYEGKTSGIKNFQFDSFMDSYHVVKPDEKLVKKFNVFATDLEKKRQSNLKQNQELSSLRDWLLPMLMNGQVKIAD; this is encoded by the coding sequence ATGAATAGTTTGAAAAGTGTTATTGAAATTAAAAATGGAAAAATAGCTAAGCGAAATGGTTTAAAATATCCAATTTTTGGTGGAAATGGAATAATTGGTTATTCCAATGAGTATAATTATGAGAATATTATTATAATTGGTCGTGTAGGTGCTAATTGTGGCAGTGTACATAAACATTCTGGAAAATGTTGGGTTTCGGATAATGCGCTAGCTGGCTTGCCAATTAATGGATGTAATGACTTTAACTACTATCTAGTAAAATCTATTGATTTAAATAGTAAACAAATTGGATCAAGCCAACCTTTGTTAACACAAAGTATTCTATATAACCTAAGTATAAATTTTCCTAAAGAGCTTTTCATTCAACAAAAAATCGCGTCTGTTTTATCTGCATTAGATGATAAAATAGAGCTCAACAACAGCATCAATGCAGAACTAGAGCAAATGGCCAAAACACTATATGACTACTGGTTTGTACAGTTTGATTTTCCTAATGAAGAAAGCAAGCCTTATAAATCTTCAGGTGGTAAAATGGTCTATAATGAGGTTTTGAAAAGGAAAACTCCAAAAGGATGGGATGTTACTGTTTTTAATGACTGGATAGAAAAAACCAAAACAGGAGATTGGGGTAAAGATAAAATTGAAGGAAATTACACAGAAAGAGTTTTTTGTGTAAGAGGAGCAGATATTAATGGCTTAAATGGAAAAGGAGATATAAAAGCTCCCCAACGATTTATTCTAAAAAATAATCTATCAAAAAAATTACAACCAAATGATTTTATTATAGAAATTTCAGGAGGAAGTCCCACTCAATCTACAGCTCGGATAGCTTTACTTACAAAAGAGTCTTTTGAGCGTTTTGATACTAATATAGTTTGTTCTAATTTTTGCAAAGCCATTACATTAAAGGACGAAACTTATGCATATAACTTTCAGCAAGAATGGCAAAGGTTATATGATGCAGGAGTATTCTTTGGATATGAGGGAAAAACTAGTGGTATTAAAAATTTCCAATTTGATTCATTTATGGATTCTTATCATGTCGTTAAACCAGATGAAAAATTAGTAAAGAAATTTAATGTTTTTGCCACAGATTTAGAAAAGAAAAGACAATCTAATCTAAAACAAAACCAAGAACTTTCCTCTTTACGTGATTGGCTACTACCAATGCTAATGAACGGACAAGTAAAAATAGCAGATTAA
- a CDS encoding class I SAM-dependent DNA methyltransferase, producing MTQDITYKAKTEQLIDNLKSVCANFGLGNDGNEFKIISQMFLYKFINDKFHYELKKKQQELGKDIDSELLVDLLDENVARLKPHQLIAHLHNNQNSDDFAKTFDETLRGISIENADIYSIKSYSGAKDLLFNDLSEFITDRSERDNFCRALINKLFEFNFEESFEDYFSEKYDFFKDIFEYLIKDYNSDSGGKYAEYYTPNAVSRIIANILVPEPVKQAKCYDPSVGSGSLLMSLAHKIGENRCTIYSEDISQKSSTMLRLNLILNDLIHSIPNVIKTNTISQPFYLEKQKFDYIVSNPPFKLDFSDFRDDLEKDNFKERFFAGIPNVPKTKKESMAIYLLFIQHIMHSLNDKGKAAIVVPTGFITAQSGIEKKIRERLIDKGWLRGVVSMPSNIFASTGTNVSVLFIDKKADSKHIVLMDASKLGETVKEGKNQRTVLTREEETQIVGTFNNKEAVEDLSIIVTKEQIKEKNYSFSAGQYFEVKIEYKDITADEFKNKMQSFEERLNILFSEGNLLDTEIQKQLKGLRYE from the coding sequence ATGACGCAGGATATAACATACAAAGCTAAAACCGAACAACTAATTGACAACCTAAAAAGTGTCTGTGCTAACTTTGGTCTTGGAAATGACGGTAACGAGTTCAAGATCATATCACAGATGTTTTTATATAAATTTATAAATGATAAGTTCCATTACGAACTAAAAAAAAAGCAACAAGAACTAGGTAAAGATATTGATTCTGAACTATTAGTTGATTTGTTAGATGAAAATGTTGCTAGATTAAAACCCCATCAGTTAATTGCACATTTACATAATAATCAAAATAGTGATGATTTTGCTAAAACATTTGATGAAACATTAAGAGGTATTAGTATAGAGAATGCAGATATATATTCCATAAAATCATATTCCGGAGCTAAGGATTTACTTTTTAATGATTTAAGCGAGTTTATCACTGACCGTTCAGAGCGTGATAATTTTTGTAGAGCATTAATTAACAAATTGTTTGAATTTAACTTTGAAGAAAGTTTTGAAGATTATTTCAGTGAAAAATATGATTTCTTTAAAGATATTTTTGAATACTTAATCAAAGATTACAATTCTGATTCCGGAGGTAAATATGCTGAATATTACACACCAAATGCTGTTTCCCGTATTATTGCCAATATTTTGGTTCCGGAGCCTGTAAAGCAAGCAAAATGTTATGATCCAAGCGTAGGTTCAGGTTCCTTATTAATGTCTTTGGCTCATAAAATTGGAGAGAATAGATGTACTATTTATTCTGAAGATATTTCTCAGAAATCCAGTACTATGTTACGATTGAATCTAATTCTCAATGATCTCATACATAGTATCCCTAATGTAATTAAAACCAATACTATTTCCCAACCATTTTATCTGGAGAAGCAAAAGTTTGATTATATTGTATCTAACCCACCTTTTAAACTCGATTTTTCAGATTTCAGAGATGATTTAGAAAAGGATAATTTTAAAGAACGTTTTTTTGCAGGTATCCCTAATGTACCAAAAACAAAAAAGGAATCAATGGCTATCTATCTGTTGTTTATACAACATATTATGCACAGCCTGAATGATAAAGGAAAGGCAGCCATTGTAGTACCTACCGGATTTATTACAGCACAAAGTGGCATAGAAAAGAAAATACGTGAGCGATTAATAGACAAAGGCTGGTTACGAGGTGTGGTAAGTATGCCTAGCAATATTTTTGCAAGCACAGGTACCAACGTATCAGTATTATTTATAGATAAAAAAGCCGACAGCAAACATATTGTCCTTATGGATGCCAGCAAGCTCGGTGAAACTGTAAAAGAGGGCAAAAACCAACGTACTGTGTTAACCCGTGAGGAAGAAACTCAAATTGTAGGGACATTTAACAATAAAGAAGCCGTAGAAGACCTTTCAATAATAGTAACCAAAGAACAGATAAAAGAAAAGAATTATTCTTTTTCTGCTGGGCAGTATTTTGAAGTTAAAATAGAATATAAGGATATTACCGCTGATGAATTCAAGAATAAAATGCAAAGTTTTGAAGAACGTTTGAATATTTTATTTTCTGAAGGAAATCTTTTGGATACTGAAATTCAGAAACAATTAAAAGGATTGAGGTATGAATAG
- a CDS encoding type I restriction endonuclease subunit R, with amino-acid sequence MAFNENSRVKIPALLHLMKLGYKYIPFSEQNRRDETNIFEDIFVESLLRINPDVSKEDILRILDEIILELDYDDLGRKFFQRLTANSGIKLIDFKNFNNNSFHVTAELTAKNGDEEFRPDITILINGIPLAFVEVKKPHNKQGVLDERTRINTRFKNKHFRRFANITQLMVFSNNMEYEDGIVEPVFGAFYATAAYADLHFNYFREDEEFPVKQKFGIISDSEENSILKDNNLLVIKHSPEFKVNKEPYTPTHRILTSLFSRERLAFILRYAIAYVEEESGLQKHIMRYPQIFATMAITQKLSEGKNKGIIWHTQGSGKTALAFFNVKHLTDYYQKQNTIPKFYFIVDRIDLLIQASTEFSNRGLKVNQVNSRQEFIKDLQVVGAIHNDGGQAEITVVNIQKFSEDSTIIKLPDYDINTQRVYFLDEAHRSYNPKGNYLANLINSDRNSVIIALTGTPLLREVTKEYDSKLLFGNYIHKYYYNRSIADGYTLRLIREEIEGSFKMEMKEVMEQIKLLKGDIKISDVYAERPFAQGLLNYITKDLIEFRDRWKDESLGGMVVCDSSKQAKMLFQLFEEQYGEQETDADKLPLVAEASAPYGKRKKDKLTAALILHDENDKSTRKELIKAYKGGKIDILFVYNMLLTGFDAKRLKKLYLARVIQDHNLLQTLTRVNRPYKNYQYGYVVDFADISKAFDRTNQLYFKELQDELGDEMEMYSNLFKSEEEIREEIDKIKETLFHYDTENREIFSQQIAQLTDKKELLQLVKALRTAKELKNLIALQDLQGLGELIDFEILNRLLIEAQNRLDNLNLLENLANAEETQNLLNIALEDIVFQFIKVGEEELKLADELKDQLRKTREALQNNFDQNDPVFVSLREELERIFKKKNLTETTQAEMVENLPLLRKIYDEAKELNRKNALLKAKYNNDEKYVRIHKRLTEKSKLNAKEIQLHRALMQVKNEVDTRLEGQEDYLNNEALFERYLVRLVAQKFVIEEKLNLDTDTRQNISNLIGKEYFQLYNNRI; translated from the coding sequence ATGGCATTTAACGAAAATTCCAGAGTTAAAATTCCAGCCCTTCTTCATCTTATGAAGTTGGGCTACAAGTATATTCCATTTTCGGAACAGAATCGTAGAGATGAAACTAATATTTTCGAAGATATTTTTGTTGAAAGTCTCTTGCGTATTAATCCAGATGTATCCAAAGAAGATATCTTACGTATATTAGATGAAATTATTTTAGAATTAGATTATGATGATTTAGGAAGAAAGTTTTTTCAAAGACTTACTGCTAACTCTGGCATTAAGCTGATAGACTTCAAGAACTTCAACAACAATAGTTTTCATGTAACAGCTGAATTAACAGCTAAAAATGGAGACGAAGAATTCAGACCTGATATTACGATTTTAATAAACGGTATACCACTGGCTTTTGTTGAAGTAAAAAAACCACATAACAAACAAGGTGTACTTGATGAAAGAACCCGTATAAATACCCGCTTTAAAAACAAGCATTTCCGACGTTTTGCCAACATTACTCAATTGATGGTCTTTTCCAATAACATGGAATATGAAGATGGTATTGTAGAACCTGTTTTCGGAGCTTTTTATGCAACAGCAGCTTATGCTGATCTGCATTTCAACTATTTCCGTGAAGATGAAGAATTTCCGGTTAAACAAAAATTTGGAATAATTTCAGATTCTGAAGAAAATAGCATTCTAAAAGACAACAATTTATTAGTTATAAAACATAGCCCCGAGTTTAAAGTTAATAAGGAACCTTATACGCCAACACACCGCATACTTACTTCTTTATTCAGCAGGGAACGTCTGGCTTTTATATTGCGCTATGCCATTGCTTATGTAGAAGAAGAGAGCGGTTTGCAAAAACATATTATGCGTTATCCGCAGATTTTTGCGACTATGGCTATTACTCAAAAATTAAGTGAAGGAAAAAACAAGGGAATTATCTGGCACACACAAGGTTCAGGAAAAACAGCATTAGCTTTTTTTAATGTTAAACATCTTACTGATTATTACCAGAAACAAAATACGATTCCAAAGTTCTATTTTATTGTGGATAGAATTGATCTATTGATTCAGGCTTCTACAGAATTTTCTAATCGTGGATTAAAAGTTAATCAAGTTAATTCCCGACAGGAATTTATTAAAGATTTACAGGTTGTAGGCGCTATTCATAATGATGGTGGACAAGCTGAAATTACAGTAGTCAATATTCAGAAGTTTAGTGAAGATTCAACGATTATTAAACTACCGGATTATGATATCAATACTCAACGTGTCTATTTCTTGGATGAAGCTCATAGAAGTTACAATCCAAAAGGTAACTACCTTGCCAATCTTATCAATTCTGACAGAAATTCTGTAATTATAGCATTAACAGGAACTCCATTGCTAAGAGAAGTTACAAAGGAATATGATTCTAAGCTACTCTTTGGAAACTATATTCACAAATACTATTACAACCGTTCCATTGCAGACGGCTACACCTTACGTTTGATTCGTGAAGAAATCGAAGGAAGCTTTAAGATGGAGATGAAGGAAGTAATGGAGCAGATCAAATTGCTGAAAGGAGACATCAAAATATCAGATGTATATGCCGAAAGACCATTTGCACAAGGATTACTTAATTATATAACTAAAGATCTCATAGAATTTAGAGATCGCTGGAAAGATGAATCTTTGGGAGGAATGGTTGTTTGCGATTCTTCCAAACAAGCTAAAATGTTGTTCCAGCTATTTGAAGAACAGTATGGCGAACAAGAAACAGATGCAGATAAACTACCATTAGTTGCGGAAGCATCTGCTCCTTATGGTAAGCGTAAAAAAGACAAATTAACCGCTGCATTAATTCTGCATGATGAAAATGATAAATCCACTCGTAAGGAACTGATAAAAGCCTACAAAGGAGGAAAGATAGATATTCTTTTTGTATACAATATGCTATTAACAGGTTTTGATGCCAAACGATTAAAAAAGCTTTATTTGGCACGTGTTATTCAGGATCACAATTTGTTGCAGACATTGACCAGAGTAAACCGTCCGTACAAAAACTATCAATATGGGTATGTAGTAGATTTTGCTGACATATCCAAAGCTTTTGACCGTACCAATCAACTGTATTTTAAAGAATTGCAAGACGAGCTTGGTGATGAAATGGAAATGTATTCTAACTTGTTCAAATCAGAAGAAGAAATCAGAGAGGAGATTGACAAGATCAAAGAAACTCTTTTCCATTATGATACTGAAAACAGGGAAATATTCTCACAGCAAATAGCTCAGCTGACTGATAAAAAAGAATTGTTACAGTTGGTAAAAGCCTTACGCACTGCAAAAGAATTAAAAAACCTGATAGCATTGCAAGATTTACAGGGACTGGGAGAACTCATAGACTTTGAAATTCTAAACCGCTTATTAATTGAAGCACAAAATCGTTTGGATAATCTCAATCTTCTTGAAAATCTTGCTAATGCTGAAGAAACTCAAAATCTTTTGAATATTGCATTGGAGGATATTGTTTTCCAATTTATTAAAGTAGGAGAAGAAGAACTAAAACTGGCAGATGAACTGAAAGATCAGCTTCGCAAAACACGTGAAGCCCTGCAAAATAATTTTGACCAGAACGATCCAGTTTTTGTAAGTTTAAGAGAAGAACTGGAACGTATTTTCAAGAAAAAAAATCTCACCGAAACAACGCAAGCTGAAATGGTAGAAAACTTACCTTTGCTTCGTAAAATATATGATGAAGCCAAAGAGCTGAACCGTAAAAATGCATTATTGAAAGCCAAGTACAACAACGATGAAAAATACGTCCGCATCCACAAACGCCTGACCGAAAAAAGTAAGCTTAATGCTAAAGAAATACAACTTCACAGGGCACTAATGCAGGTAAAAAATGAAGTAGATACCAGACTTGAAGGACAGGAGGATTATTTAAATAATGAAGCGCTATTCGAACGTTATTTGGTTCGATTGGTTGCTCAAAAATTCGTAATAGAAGAAAAATTAAATTTAGACACTGATACCAGGCAAAATATCAGTAACCTTATTGGAAAAGAATATTTTCAGCTGTATAACAACAGAATATAA
- a CDS encoding phthiocerol/phthiodiolone dimycocerosyl transferase family protein: MIKRPLMMVERIMYVDPETPLNCIYTAKINGQVSEDNFKTALVKIQQKHPILRVNIDHSKGRYPFFMGQKDIEPIPLRIVERKTDEDWIKESEKGWFQLFETPKKPLAEVVWIKGQDTSEILWIMPHCISDGTTGVTLMRELLSLLDNPHSPLIPYVAFESVDDFLPSDFNTGIKKYKASLYLLFARIFFSIQRKSKKRNLGKNYAIHWKMTPEDTKLITEKCKANGISVHALLCSSVMQAFRDIQGDRAKGKVISPVDVRHFIPEIKEDHLFAFAPTVELSLKKDSKDVLSNARQIKRDLIEKIDKLEARELLWMGEHMHPIVERMIRMLRSSEGGHDVTLSNMGKVNIPNDYTNFNLETVFSPTVAFPWLNSNTLVASTYNQQMDFTFMSNENFLPKEEAHKIKDKAIELLTTS, encoded by the coding sequence ATGATCAAAAGACCCTTAATGATGGTGGAAAGGATCATGTATGTAGATCCTGAAACACCTTTAAACTGTATTTATACAGCAAAAATAAACGGACAGGTTTCTGAGGACAATTTTAAAACAGCCTTAGTGAAAATCCAGCAGAAGCACCCTATTCTGAGAGTCAATATTGATCATAGCAAGGGACGCTATCCTTTTTTTATGGGGCAAAAGGATATTGAACCTATTCCCCTTCGTATTGTAGAACGAAAGACAGATGAAGATTGGATCAAAGAATCCGAAAAAGGATGGTTTCAGCTTTTTGAAACACCTAAAAAGCCACTGGCCGAAGTAGTCTGGATAAAAGGACAGGATACTTCCGAAATTCTTTGGATCATGCCTCACTGCATTTCAGACGGAACCACCGGAGTGACCTTAATGCGCGAACTTCTGAGTTTGCTGGATAATCCTCATTCCCCGCTGATTCCTTATGTAGCTTTTGAATCTGTAGATGATTTTCTGCCTTCGGATTTTAATACAGGAATCAAAAAATATAAAGCTAGCCTCTACTTGCTATTCGCCAGAATATTCTTTTCTATCCAGCGAAAAAGTAAAAAGAGAAACCTTGGAAAAAACTACGCCATCCACTGGAAAATGACGCCGGAGGATACAAAACTGATCACAGAAAAATGTAAGGCCAACGGCATCTCCGTCCATGCTTTGCTGTGTTCTTCCGTGATGCAGGCGTTCAGGGATATTCAGGGAGACCGTGCCAAAGGGAAGGTGATCAGTCCTGTAGATGTACGTCATTTTATCCCGGAAATAAAAGAAGATCATTTATTTGCTTTTGCTCCAACCGTAGAACTTTCCCTGAAAAAAGACAGCAAAGATGTTCTGAGCAATGCCAGACAGATCAAAAGAGATCTTATTGAGAAAATTGATAAGCTGGAAGCCCGTGAACTCCTGTGGATGGGAGAACATATGCACCCCATTGTGGAACGTATGATCCGTATGCTGAGATCCAGCGAAGGCGGACATGATGTAACCTTATCCAATATGGGAAAGGTGAATATCCCGAATGATTACACAAATTTCAATCTGGAAACGGTATTTAGTCCTACTGTGGCTTTCCCATGGCTGAACTCGAATACCTTAGTCGCCAGTACGTACAACCAGCAGATGGACTTCACCTTCATGTCCAATGAAAATTTCCTTCCCAAAGAGGAAGCCCATAAGATAAAAGATAAAGCCATTGAGCTATTGACCACCTCATGA
- a CDS encoding condensation domain-containing protein has protein sequence MKRRLLFGERMLLGNGTEPFNAVIPFRLKGTFTLKEIQQALAQIQNKHPWLRALISHDEKNIPWFNVPEKTISIPVRIVTRQSEDQWQEESKKEWNTTFNYEKLPLIRFIWIKGEDVSDMLFVFHHCLCDGGSAMAFLKEFFIVLDNPAADIGIENPIMGIQDVVPAHILNSRRQKLKARFIGRLAATAIKWLPVNKKPVERQNDYLIHGKLDEETSQQVIAYCKSQEVTVNTFLSVALLHSFKKVRGKKSFNKVSCPVDIRRFAKQIKEDHIFAFGLMIVISYDEKLSFTENLRAMQKSVEQKASKLDPYITMMVMESGHDALKSFTRLLKNGKSSNDCMFSNLGPLQIPHEYKEFSVETIFSPSVIGPLGNTTTLVVSTYRGRMDFSIMGSEGYLPYTEVTAIRDEVLRTIYSQVKQTAVS, from the coding sequence ATGAAAAGAAGATTGCTATTTGGTGAACGCATGTTACTGGGAAATGGAACAGAACCTTTTAACGCGGTCATTCCGTTCAGACTGAAAGGGACTTTTACATTAAAAGAGATCCAGCAGGCTTTAGCCCAAATTCAAAATAAACATCCATGGCTGAGAGCATTAATCAGCCATGATGAAAAAAATATTCCCTGGTTTAATGTTCCTGAAAAAACCATTTCTATTCCTGTAAGAATCGTCACCAGACAAAGTGAAGATCAGTGGCAGGAAGAATCCAAAAAAGAATGGAACACCACCTTTAATTACGAAAAACTGCCCCTGATCCGGTTTATCTGGATCAAAGGAGAAGACGTCTCCGACATGCTGTTTGTATTCCATCATTGTCTTTGTGATGGTGGCTCTGCAATGGCCTTCTTAAAAGAGTTTTTCATCGTTCTGGACAATCCGGCTGCCGATATAGGAATAGAAAACCCGATAATGGGAATTCAGGATGTAGTTCCTGCCCATATTCTGAACAGCCGAAGACAAAAACTGAAAGCCAGATTTATTGGAAGACTGGCAGCTACAGCCATCAAATGGCTTCCCGTAAACAAAAAGCCTGTTGAAAGACAGAATGACTATCTGATCCATGGAAAACTGGATGAAGAAACAAGTCAGCAGGTCATCGCTTATTGTAAATCTCAGGAAGTTACCGTCAATACATTTTTGAGTGTCGCATTATTACATTCATTTAAAAAAGTAAGAGGTAAAAAATCCTTCAACAAAGTTTCCTGTCCGGTAGATATCAGACGTTTTGCCAAACAGATTAAAGAAGATCATATCTTCGCTTTCGGGCTGATGATTGTGATTTCTTATGATGAAAAGCTAAGCTTTACAGAGAATCTCCGTGCAATGCAGAAATCTGTTGAACAAAAGGCTTCAAAGCTGGATCCGTATATCACTATGATGGTAATGGAATCCGGACATGATGCGCTGAAAAGTTTCACCAGACTGTTAAAGAACGGAAAGTCTTCTAACGACTGTATGTTTTCTAATCTGGGACCTCTTCAGATTCCCCATGAGTATAAAGAGTTTTCAGTAGAGACGATCTTTAGCCCATCGGTCATTGGTCCGTTGGGAAATACTACAACCCTGGTGGTTTCTACCTACCGTGGAAGAATGGATTTTTCAATCATGGGAAGCGAAGGCTATTTACCTTATACTGAAGTAACAGCCATCCGTGATGAGGTTCTGAGGACAATTTATTCACAAGTTAAACAGACAGCAGTATCATGA
- a CDS encoding glycosyltransferase has protein sequence MAKFAFIVPPLTGHVNPTLSIGATLLERGHEVAWISLDPTLEAKLPEGGKLLLIQYDQTDEEKKESEQYLDIISKKVVYGIDSVKFLYEEVLIPLNRHCYNGIVSLLKTYQPDLIIGDHQLFAAPVAAKILGIPCATSVTAPAAIKIMNELPKVHEWEVNQIIDLQKELGFQEERSLATSDLLTLVLTSNYFFGEMEDLPSQYQFTGPVLTERRISCEFDWEKLKSNGNKKILVSIGTTFDHDHKKAFFQKVVDAFKDEDLTVVVVSDPQLFEQWPDNFMVYQQVPQLDLLPQLDGVVCHGGHNTVSETLSNGIPLVVIPIAYDQSHVAGRVVRTEAGERLNFNRFKANHLREAVQQILNNPSYREAAQKVGQSFVEAGGAPTAANLLEQAISKASKSEQPSKFLFVVPPFFGHVSPTLSVGASLIARGHEVKWFGITPLDSKHIPEGGSYFYPEEDLIPYQEDIARILKRQDDGPACSGPEVMKLALEETYVPFAKMMMPGLTRLTESWMPDVIVNDCITFGGALFAHKNNIPCVTTTPVPPDVMGDTEKSAPKIWEWQQNLIKDLQKEVGIHEEGIYIHSHKLNMVFTSQAFAGFETVPSHMKFVGPVKGRPNDAPFDWDKLNASTTPKIFVSLGTLLVDIRKAFFEKIIAAFKDQPVTVIAATPPEIFEEWPDNFIVNSFVPQSAVMQQMDMVICHGGFNTVNDTFRNGLPMLITPIAYDHFHIAKLIEQAGCGISIRYKRLRVEALRETVFELLENPKYRTAAQEVRNTFTLAGGNDKAVELLENFVHEHLILASV, from the coding sequence ATGGCTAAATTTGCATTTATAGTTCCACCATTGACAGGACATGTCAACCCTACCTTAAGCATTGGTGCTACCCTGCTGGAAAGAGGACATGAAGTAGCCTGGATCAGCCTTGACCCGACTTTAGAGGCTAAACTTCCCGAGGGAGGAAAATTATTACTGATCCAATACGATCAGACCGACGAAGAAAAAAAAGAAAGTGAACAATATCTCGATATTATTTCAAAAAAAGTAGTGTATGGTATAGACAGCGTTAAGTTCCTGTATGAAGAGGTTCTTATCCCGCTGAACAGACATTGCTATAACGGAATTGTTTCTTTATTAAAAACATATCAGCCCGATTTGATTATCGGGGATCATCAGTTATTTGCAGCCCCGGTTGCCGCCAAAATACTTGGAATTCCTTGTGCCACTTCTGTTACCGCTCCGGCAGCCATTAAAATTATGAATGAGCTTCCGAAAGTACACGAATGGGAAGTCAATCAAATCATCGACTTGCAGAAAGAGCTTGGTTTCCAGGAAGAACGTTCTCTTGCAACTTCAGATTTGTTGACCCTTGTTTTAACATCTAATTATTTCTTTGGTGAAATGGAAGATCTGCCTTCTCAATACCAATTCACAGGTCCGGTTCTTACCGAAAGACGTATTTCATGTGAATTCGACTGGGAAAAATTAAAAAGCAATGGCAATAAAAAGATTTTAGTAAGTATCGGAACAACCTTCGATCACGATCATAAAAAAGCATTTTTCCAAAAGGTCGTTGATGCCTTTAAAGATGAAGATTTAACTGTAGTAGTCGTTTCTGACCCACAGCTTTTCGAGCAGTGGCCGGATAACTTTATGGTGTATCAGCAGGTTCCTCAGCTGGATCTGTTACCTCAACTGGATGGTGTGGTTTGCCACGGCGGTCATAATACCGTATCTGAAACATTATCCAATGGTATTCCTTTGGTGGTAATTCCGATTGCGTATGACCAGTCGCATGTTGCAGGGCGTGTTGTGCGTACAGAAGCGGGTGAGCGTCTTAATTTTAACCGATTTAAAGCCAATCACCTGAGAGAAGCTGTACAACAGATTTTAAATAATCCAAGCTACCGTGAAGCCGCTCAGAAAGTAGGACAGTCTTTTGTGGAAGCAGGAGGTGCACCTACAGCAGCTAATCTACTGGAACAGGCTATATCAAAGGCTTCAAAATCTGAACAACCGTCTAAGTTTTTATTCGTAGTTCCTCCGTTTTTCGGACATGTAAGCCCGACTCTAAGTGTGGGAGCAAGTCTGATTGCCCGCGGACACGAAGTAAAATGGTTCGGAATTACGCCTTTAGACAGCAAACATATTCCTGAAGGAGGTTCTTATTTCTATCCTGAAGAAGATCTTATCCCATATCAGGAGGATATTGCCCGTATTTTAAAAAGACAGGATGACGGACCTGCATGCTCCGGACCTGAAGTGATGAAGCTTGCCCTGGAAGAAACGTATGTTCCTTTCGCTAAAATGATGATGCCGGGATTAACCAGACTTACAGAAAGCTGGATGCCTGATGTGATCGTGAACGACTGTATCACTTTCGGAGGGGCTCTTTTCGCTCACAAAAATAATATTCCTTGTGTAACGACAACTCCGGTTCCGCCGGATGTGATGGGAGACACGGAAAAAAGTGCTCCAAAAATCTGGGAATGGCAGCAAAACCTGATTAAAGACCTTCAAAAGGAAGTAGGTATTCATGAGGAAGGAATTTACATCCATTCTCACAAACTGAATATGGTATTTACTTCGCAGGCTTTCGCTGGTTTTGAAACCGTTCCGTCCCATATGAAATTTGTAGGTCCGGTGAAAGGCCGTCCGAACGATGCTCCATTTGACTGGGATAAATTAAACGCTTCCACAACTCCTAAAATATTTGTATCATTGGGAACGCTGCTGGTAGATATCAGAAAAGCCTTCTTTGAAAAGATCATCGCTGCATTTAAAGATCAGCCGGTAACAGTGATTGCTGCTACTCCACCGGAAATTTTTGAAGAATGGCCGGACAATTTTATCGTGAATAGCTTTGTCCCTCAGTCGGCAGTAATGCAGCAAATGGATATGGTGATTTGCCACGGTGGTTTCAATACGGTAAATGATACTTTCCGTAATGGCTTACCAATGCTGATCACTCCAATTGCTTATGATCACTTCCACATTGCAAAACTTATTGAGCAGGCAGGCTGCGGAATCAGCATCCGGTACAAGAGACTGCGTGTAGAAGCTCTTCGAGAAACCGTTTTTGAATTATTGGAAAATCCAAAATACAGAACCGCCGCTCAAGAAGTCCGCAACACATTTACGCTTGCCGGAGGAAATGACAAAGCCGTAGAACTATTAGAAAATTTTGTACATGAACATTTAATATTAGCCTCCGTATAA